In Triticum urartu cultivar G1812 chromosome 6, Tu2.1, whole genome shotgun sequence, the following proteins share a genomic window:
- the LOC125517027 gene encoding protein DMP10-like, whose amino-acid sequence MATSSSPSSTAIQIPPPAATKDVDDDGEITAPDTVPPPMPTPTMDRVMSSVTNLAQLLPTGTVLAYQALSPSFTNHGKCETSNQWLTVALVAILTVMCLFFSFTDSIVGHDGKLYYGVATPRGFNVFDFSREDESREWSRDQLRSLHLRPLDFVHSFAAVLFLTVAFSDVGLQNCFFPDASRNAQELLKNLPLGMAFLSTVVFTIFPTKRKGVGFSDSTPRPKVDHLN is encoded by the coding sequence AtggcaacttcttcttctccctcGTCCACGGCGATCCAGATACCTCCACCGGCCGCCACCAAGGACGTTGACGACGACGGTGAGATAACAGCCCCTGACACGGTACCACCGCCAATGCCAACCCCTACCATGGACAGGGTCATGTCAAGCGTGACAAACCTTGCGCAGCTCCTGCCGACTGGCACGGTCCTGGCGTACCAGGCGCTAAGCCCGTCCTTCACCAACCACGGCAAGTGCGAGACCTCCAACCAGTGGCTCACCGTGGCGCTGGTCGCCATCCTCACCGTCATGtgcctcttcttctcctttaccGACAGCATCGTCGGCCATGACGGAAAGCTCTACTACGGCGTAGCCACGCCGCGTGGCTTCAACGTGTTCGACTTCTCCAGGGAGGACGAGAGCCGTGAGTGGAGCAGGGACCAGCTCCGGAGTCTCCATCTCCGACCGCTGGACTTCGTGCACTCCTTCGCGGCTGTGCTTTTCCTCACGGTGGCGTTCAGTGACGTGGGGCTGCAGAACTGCTTCTTCCCAGACGCCAGCAGGAACGCCCAGGAGCTGCTCAAGAACCTGCCACTCGGCATGGCCTTTCTATCCACCGTTGTGTTCACCATCTTCCCCACCAAAAGGAAGGGAGTCGGATTCAGCGACTCCACTCCTCGCCCGAAGGTTGATCACTTAAATTAG